In Phaseolus vulgaris cultivar G19833 chromosome 3, P. vulgaris v2.0, whole genome shotgun sequence, the sequence TAATCAACTTTTGTTTTTGTCTTTgcattaattatgttattataattatcCAGTCTTTAATTTCAtccattttaatttctttaactTGTGCATTTTGaacaattaatataaatatatttactaGCTTTACTTTGAATACATTTGTATTTCTTTGACTTATTTTAGGAAGTTTAAATAAAGCATCATATACGTCTTATACCTTCATTTGAAACTGTTCCGAACATTTATAAAATTCATGActtattttataagattaaaaatGGACTAAAAACTATGTATATTCTTTAAGTAGTTTTGACTTTCTAAAATTCACAATTAAATGATTTATTGTGgccataataatttattattgatacTACATGAAAGTTTCAGAATAGCTTTGAAatgaataagttttttttatcaaagtgaATAAGTTTCATAGATGCTTAAGGAATTGTTGAGAGAATAATGTGAATTACACTAAGAAAAGCTATCATAACCAAAAATGCAAATAATACATATGTTTATATCACTTTATCAAAAAATCATCTCACACAtgaaatttttaagaaaataagcTTTCAGCTTTCTTCATAAGAAAGTTGTATACTATAAGGTTTGGCtaataattttatgaaaaaatagagTTTGATTTTATTGTTTGTGTGAAACCAGCAAAGAATCAAAATAAACTAGCTGTGATTCAATCAATCAACTATATCAACTTAAGAACTTTTGAAAAAACCCTGGTTCCACCTTATTGTAAGTGATGTTTCTGCACCTGGCTTTCTAACCAAAATAACGAAAATTCTTTTAACATGCAAAAGAGAATCTTTTTAGCTTCTTACCCACTTCATTAAAGATAGTAGCAGAAGAAGATTCTCCTCTGCTAGGCTCCTTTATCACTCTTTTAGAGGatgatttcttttttcttcccTTTAAGCTTAGTGGGTTGTGCTCCCTTAATTTAGAGTCGCAGAATTGGAACTAAGATATTCCTTTCTTGGAGGCAAATATTTTATTCTGTACAGTGAGTGTCTAGTTTTTTAGATTAGATATTCCTCCTCTTCCCTCAATGCACTCCAATTCATGACAATTATGCAACTTTTGGACTCAAAGAGAAAGTTGCAAGGTATTTTGATACTAAAACCTATTTGAATATGTGCTTTCCCTCTCCTTCTTTCTCCCTTTCTCTTTATTCACTGTGTTGGTAAAAATTATGTTGATGGTATATGCTCCCCCACATTTCAAAGTCTTTCCATTAATTAATCATCACAGATTCATTAATTGCTGCTGTAACAGCAATAGCATACATGGGTATGGAGCTATGGATACCCACAACACCTATGTTGCACAACACGTGGCCAACATCTGCATTCATGTTCATttcataaaatcattttttttatcattcctTCAGCATGAGCTATATATAGCTACCAAGTACAGAAACTACACTATACCTATGCAGTTAGAACTAACACAATCCTATAATTTAATCCTAACCTTCCCAATCCTCAAAACACATTTATATTTGTAAAGGATATATtagaaattcaaattcaaagtgATTTGAAGGTCTATGATTAGATAAAAATGAGTATGATGAAAAATATACAGATAGAAATACCACTAGATACAAATATACAGATAGAAATACCACTAGATACAAATATACAAATAGAAATACCACAAGATACACATGACATGCATGTACATACATACAcatattgtatatatatatatatatatatatatatatatatatatatatatatattttgtacttTATCCCTAAGACTTTTTGAACCAAAAATTCATGAATATATCCTGTAAATCAAGATATATCTCTGGTGAAAAGAAGAAAGTATAacaggaagaaaagaaaaggaacaAAGATGATAGAACTCTAATAAGATTTTGATTTGAAATTGTTGGAGAATCTGAGTCTTATTTGGGCACAGGCGTAGCTAGTATGAAAAGAAAGCCAAAATAAAAGAGGAGTACATGAGGgataaaaagagagaaaggagtaaagaaaaaaaaggagtaACAGTAAGAAGAATCATCTTTTGTATTAGTGATTTTGAATTCGTACAAAGAACACTAAGAGGTTCTAAAACCAGGCTCTAAGCACATGACCCTCTTATGTCAGACTCTCTGATTCCTTCTAACACAGCACCTCTCTCATTTTTGCACTTTTTTTGCATTGGTTCTTTGTAGGAAGTTACTTCCCTCTGCTTTATCCCatgctttttcttttcttttctctctctcttgaACCTGCTTTATTCCCATTGAACTCACCTCTAAAAAGAAGACGATCCCCCCTCGATCCTCCTGTGTTTAGAAACAACACTACTtccctttctctctctcacgCCCCACCAAAAACCACAAAGGAAGAAGCCAAACACGCTCTTTTGCTCTTGTTTGTTCCCACATACCACCCTGTTCCTATTCTGGCATGAACATATCTTAAACAGTGTGTGCTTGTGAATCAGTTGCTATAACTAAACGTGAAATTAGGGAATGGCATCACCATCAGAACTAAGTCTGGATTGCAAGCCCCAAAGCTATTCCTTGCTACTCAAATCATTTGGAGATCAAACTGATCAGACCTACAAGCTTGAAGAATTCCTCTCTCGCTTAGAGGAAGAACGTCTCAAGATTGACGCCTTCAAGCGTGAGCTTCCTCTCTGCATGCAACTTCTCACCAACGGTACACAATTCAAATCATCCTTTTATAAAATCCACCAATAAATTAATTCAACATACAGAATCCTAAACCTTAAATATTCAAGCTTCCGattctattttaaatatacaGAAACATAGATAAATAGATGCAACACTAACAAATTAACTCTTTCAGGATTTTGTTTTCTTATCATTCAGATTTTTCTAATAAAGTCTAGTTTGCATATACGATTAACCTTTATAATCATCTTCTTCTTATATTCAGGATATCTCTTTGGtaatttctcttctttttcttttccacCCTATCAATTTGTCCACTACTGTTTCCTTGAATGCTAATTTGGTATTGAACAACTACTGATCATTGGGTAGAAGTGAAATAATATGCAACCatgatttatttcaataatattctTTTGTGCACACCAAACAATTTAGTAATTACCCACACAATTATTTTCTTTGGAACAGCCATGGAGGCTTCAAGACAGCAACTTCAAGCCTTTAAAGTAAACCATGGCGCAAAGCCAGTTCTTGAAGAATTCATACCCATGAAGCACTTAGCCTCAGAAAGCTCAGAGAAGGCAATAAACATGTCTGACAAGGCAAACTGGATGACGTCTGCGCAACTGTGGAGCCAAGCCAGTGAAGGAACCAAACAACAACCAACATTAACATCACCCAAAGAAGCTGATATAGGGTTCAGCATCAGCCCCAAGCTGGCTCTAGACAGCAAACAGAGGAACGGTGGAGGAGCCTTCCTTCCATTCTCAAAGGAGAGAAACTCCTGCCAAGGCTCTACATTGCGGCCTCTACCTGAACTGGCCCTTGCCTCTTCGGAGAAAGAAATGGAGGACAAGAAACGTGCAGAGGTAGAAAAGGGAGTTTCGTGTCAGAACAAGAAGGAGAATTCAGGCAGTGATGGAGCTGTGGTTGATCAAGGAAAAAGTGGTAGCCCAGTTGCATCATCTCTTGCACAAACAACAACAACCACTGCTCAAACTCATAGGAAAGCTAGAAGGTGCTGGTCACCAGACTTGCACCGTCGATTTGTTAATGCTCTCCAGATGCTTGGTGGATCACAAGGTAAATAACACTATAACTTAACATAATTCACTGTTTCTTTGTTTCTTCGGGAAATATTCATTTTTTCGTGTcctacaagaaaagaaaagcttattataaatataacagATTAAGCTGTTATCTAATTGAAAACTAATATATATGACGAGATTTTTAGCTTTATAATATCAATTACTTTGAAGGTTGTAATAAAGAAAGGGAATTCTATTTCTTTTCATGGTCTGTGAAAATGAAacttaacaaataaattaacCATCAAACATGCACTATGAGAAAATAATAAAGATTGGCAAGAAATAAAGGTTCATTTGGATTTTACAATGAATAATTATGTGTgactttgaatttttgacagTGGCAACCCCAAAGCAGATAAGGGAGTTGATGAAGGTTGATGGTTTGACCAATGATGAAGTTAAAAGCCATTTGCAGGTAAATGTTTTTCTATTTACTCTGCATGTATGTTCAGACAGACAGGCACCATTTTTGTTGCTGTACTATTACTGTCATTTGTCCCCTGACGTACCATTCTGCATTCCCAAACGAACTTTTTGTAGTTTGTTATcgtcttttttctttttaaccaATTAATTAGTGGAAAATTCATAATTCCATTTCTTAACTATTTTCTTAACAGAAATATAGGCTTCACACTAGAAGACCCAGtccaagtcctcaagcgagTTCAGCAGCTCCCCAGCTCGTGGTTCTGGGCGGAATCTGGGTCCCACCGGAATATGCCACTGCGGCACACACAGCCACCCCTACTCTTTACGGTGCCCACCCAACCTCTCACGCGCCTCCGCCACACTACTGCACCGCCACTCCTGTGCCTCAAGAATTCTACACTGCGGCGCCGCAGCAGCAGCTGCTTCCGCCTCCTCCACCGCACCACAACGCGCTGCACCACCTGCACATGTACAAGGCAGCGACACACGGCCATGGATCGCCGGATTCGGAAGTGCCTGGCTGCGGAGAGCGGTCGGAGAGCATAGAGGACGGGAAGTCGGAGAGTAGCAGCTGGAAAGGAGAGAGTGGGGAGAACGAAGGGGAGAGGAAAGGGATTGGTGAAGAGAGCAATGGGAGTGAAATCACTCTGAAATTCTAGGGTTTGTGAGAAGAGAAGGGGTTTTAGAATTAGGGTTTTGCTTGCATCCTACCCATGCATGTTCAACTATTCATTAACAAGAATGGGAAAAAAACAAAGTAAGTAGAACAAAATATCCTAAATTGTACTTTTTGCATATATTTCTGTGGTAGTCTATACTGCAGAGGGTAAAAGAGGCATAAAAGTAgacatttgttttgtttttgcttTATCAGATGCAAAGTATTGATGCTGCTATCAAGGGAAGAATTGGATTCCTATAATTGGCATTTTCTGGCTTATAAATTTACCCTTAAGTTTCACATATAATAACAATGCCCCACCACTAAACTCTCTATTTAaagctttttctttttatttttccactGTTAGTGCTttcacttaattttttaaatcaattaagatgttttttttattaaaaacaaaatttacccGATTTTGTAAAATGTTTAAAGGATATTTTTTCtcgaattaattaaaattaaaactttattttaataataataaatattaacttTTGTTATTACTATCTATATAGaactataattttaaataaaaatggttattgattataaaaaaaccaCATATAAATcttgttttattattaaaataccCACTCAACCTCCAATCACTTACTGTTAAAGTGGTCTATATTTAACTACAGGTGCCTTTTGTCTGGGGATTTTCATACTTAAGCAATGACAGTTTTTTCTGTAAAGCAATCAATCTTTTTCTCTGTGAAATTCTTGGGGTGTGCAAAAGAAATACTGCACAACACACAGTACTTGTTATaagtcatttttattttaaaaaatcaaacatattagagtaaaaaaataaaatataaatataaactttTATACTGATTCATTCTTTCAGAATAGttacatctattttttttttaattatcttgaCTAGTTCATTATACTTTATGATACacaagaaaataacaaaaagcAACCATTAAGATATTAAATCctacagtttttttttaaatttttttgtgaGTTTGAAATCTTTGTTTTTATGGTTGAATGTGTTAATTTAGTTTTGAAAAGTGTATCGATTGCGATGGTAAGAGAGAATTTGTGTCATAGGAATAAGGTCATTTTTAAAGGTAGAGTGGTGGATTATTCTGAGATTTTTTCAGTGATCCAACTGAAGACTTGATCTTGAATAACTTCTAAAGTTCCCTCAACCTGCTTCTATTTGTCAGATTGATTTCTTGACCGTGGTATGTTTGTACTCGTTTAACTTGTTTGTTCTTTCTTAGGTTGATGAGttaactacaaaaaaatcattaaatataaatcaattttaaagataaaaaatatttaattgttatattgactaaattatagataatttttttaaacgaaatatttctaaattaatttctattattgttaaaaaatttatactaaaaaataaattctaaaataaaaaaattataagttttttaaCATGTATACGATAGAATATCCATTGTGAGTGAGCATTTAATGCATATCGGAAACACAGACGCAGGAGAGAAAGTTTGAAGAGAACCAATTTTAAGCACATGGCCACTGGTTTTCTTCATTCGTCTCAATTGTCTGAATTTCTTCTCCTGAAACACGTCTCAATATATTGCTATGATGGATACCTTGATTTCGAGATACACTTTTTCTCTAGATAACTAAAATAAGTTCTTTAACCTCCTTTTTTTCAATCtgtctattttaattatttctctttttcaCATTCTTTTTAATGATCAAATAACTTTCATTCTAGAAACAAAACTCTTGTTTCCTTTATTTAGCCAACGCCCATTGATTTAGTACCatcaattttaaaagataaCTTCTCATACTAACTatcatcattttattttattaaatctaTCATTGTACTTcacattaattaatattatttaatttatttattttctaacatCTTCTCCTACATGCAAAGCTTTCTAAGAGGAGAAGAAAGATTCCCACGTGAGAAGGCTTTGTCTATGGAAACTCCATGAAACTTTATCTAAATTCCATGACGAGGGAGTAAAAGCGTGCTTCTTCCTAATACAAGCACGGAAATATTAGGATGGTAATCGAGTGAGTTAAGGTGGAGTATTTTTTACATTCCAAATTAGAGAagtcaaaatttatttttaataagtaaatatattttagttgtATAATTTACAATGATATTTtagataaaattatatttcaaattatataatacatgaTGCATTTTTGGATATAAAATGTACaatttataatgtatttttttggtAATTGTGCAATTTGAAAAATTCCAAAATACATAATCTGGAATAGACATGCATAGCAGTGAGAACGAAAAAAATTAGGAAGATTATATTTGATCATTTCACCACTCCCATGTGGTACAGGTTGAAATCATAGAGGTACATGAAGAAATGGGCCATAATATGTTAGGGCCATGCATTGAGAATGTGCTTGGCGCCcatgtattaaaaaaaaggcAAATTCTCTCttcaccatatcaatttcaacTGTACCcaattttctattaaaataacgaaaatattttttcaaaataacaaaaataaccttGAGAAGGATGTGgataaaacaatattttcagaaacctctgttccagaatatattttcaaattccaACTGCACCcaattttctattaaaataatgaaaatgtattttcaaattttgtgttCTGAATTTTCTTTTCCTAAATGTAATACATTTTGGATTTCCTTTTCCATAATGAGATTTtgacttttgaattatattttttgaattttagattttcaaagaggataatcttaaaaaaatataaaagatgcaagattaaaattgatatgctGCAGGGAAAACTTGGCAGACTTATTTACTTGAAAAAGAGCCCTACTACTCCAGTTTTAGTGGTTACGTGAGGATGAGATTCTGTTTTtttggcaaattcttcctgcatcatatcaattttttaaatttctaaaactaccctcctgcaccatatcaattttaacctccatcatatcaattttttaaatttccaaaactacccttattctaaattaaaaaatctaaaataataattataattgagaaataaaaaaatacatgctggaaaaaaaattctgaacacaACTAAGAACATTCTagataaaaaatttcagaattcaaaaatatgttccgaaaattgaaatccaaaatatttcagataaaatttcaaaaataatttttctatttttgtgtaagattattttcgtcatttaaaaggagtatttttatcattttctagaGTTGATTGGGTACATgctgaaattgatatggtgtaAGGGAGAAATTGA encodes:
- the LOC137807483 gene encoding myb family transcription factor EFM-like, producing the protein MASPSELSLDCKPQSYSLLLKSFGDQTDQTYKLEEFLSRLEEERLKIDAFKRELPLCMQLLTNAMEASRQQLQAFKVNHGAKPVLEEFIPMKHLASESSEKAINMSDKANWMTSAQLWSQASEGTKQQPTLTSPKEADIGFSISPKLALDSKQRNGGGAFLPFSKERNSCQGSTLRPLPELALASSEKEMEDKKRAEVEKGVSCQNKKENSGSDGAVVDQGKSGSPVASSLAQTTTTTAQTHRKARRCWSPDLHRRFVNALQMLGGSQVATPKQIRELMKVDGLTNDEVKSHLQKYRLHTRRPSPSPQASSAAPQLVVLGGIWVPPEYATAAHTATPTLYGAHPTSHAPPPHYCTATPVPQEFYTAAPQQQLLPPPPPHHNALHHLHMYKAATHGHGSPDSEVPGCGERSESIEDGKSESSSWKGESGENEGERKGIGEESNGSEITLKF